In the genome of Streptomyces aquilus, the window GTCGCCGATGTACCGGGCCGGCGTCCGCTCCCCCGACACCGCGCCCAGCGTGAGCGGCTCGTCGACGTCGTCGAGGTCGGCGTGCAGGGGCAGCGTGCCCTTGTGCCGGGTGATCCGGGACAGCAGCAGGAGGGCGTGCGGCAGGCCGGGGCCCGCGTAGGCGCCCGGTTCGCCGAGGGCGTCACGTACGTCGCCGCCGTGCACCCTCCCCCACTGCCTTAAAGGCGTGGGGGGACCCCCACCCCACCGCGGCCAGGTCCAGCACCCCGCCCGCCTTGGCGATCATCGGGCCGGCTTCGGTCATGCCGCGCTCCAGCTCGTCCACGACCTGCGCGTTCGTCCAATCGGCCCGCTCGGCGATGTCCCGGTCGTTCGACTCCGGCGAGAAGACGCCCTTCTCGAAGCGGCTCTCCACGATCCGCATCAGCGCGGACGAACAGTGCGCCACCACGTCCCGGACGGTCCAGCCGGGACACCCGGCCGTGGGCAGAGCGAAGTCGGCGTCCGGGCGGGACCGCAGGAGCGGGATCAGACCGTCGCGCTCGGTGGTCAGGAGGAGGCCGGGCAGTTCGGGGTCGCGTACGTCGTCAGTCGTCGTCATGCCCCCACACGCTAGGGGGCGCGCGACAATCGGTACATGGTCGATCTCGATGCCCTCCGCGTCCGTTTCTCCCACGCGCTCCGGTCGGTCAGGGGTAGCGGTGACGGCCCCGACCCCACCCCCTACGCCGACGACCTCCTCGCCCGCTGGCAGGAGCCGCAGCGGCGCTATCACACGCTCGCGCACCTCACCGCGGTCCTGGACCATGTCGACGCACTGGAGAAGTACGCGGACGACCCGGACGTCGTACGGCTCGCGGCCTGGTTCCATGACGCCGTGTACCTGCCCGAGCGGTCGGAGAACGAGGAGCGGTCGGCACGGATCGCCGAGCGGGCCCTTCCCGAGGCCGGGGTGGCGGCGGGGAAGACCGCGGAGGTCGCGCGGCTCGTGCGGCTCACCGTCACCCACGCCCCCACCCCCGACGACCGCAACGGACAGGTGCTCTGCGACGCCGACCTCGCGATCCTCGCCGCCCCACCCTCCGCGTACGCCGCGTACACGGCCGCCGTGCGGGAGGAGTACCACTTCGTCCCCAACGAGGCCTTCCGGGAGGGGCGTTCGGCGATCCTGCGGCAGCTGCTCGAGCTGCCGAGGCTGTTCCGGACGCCGTACGGGGCGGCCGAGTGGGAGGCGACCGCCCGCTACAACCTCGCCGCCGAGCTGGAAATGCTGTCGCCCTGAGGGCGGCGGCCTCATAGCCTGCCCCTCATGGGAAACAGGGGTGCGGAGCGGGTGGAAGAGGCCGTCGCGGGGGCCGTGGGGGTGCTGCGGGGCGCGGTCGAGCGGGACTGGGACGGCGTGCGGGCCGGGCGGTGCGAGTGGAGTTGCCGGGAGACGGCCCAGCACATCGCGCAGGACCTGATCGTGTACGCGGGGCGGCTGGCCGGGCGGGTGCAGGACACCTACCGCCCC includes:
- a CDS encoding HD domain-containing protein, whose translation is MVDLDALRVRFSHALRSVRGSGDGPDPTPYADDLLARWQEPQRRYHTLAHLTAVLDHVDALEKYADDPDVVRLAAWFHDAVYLPERSENEERSARIAERALPEAGVAAGKTAEVARLVRLTVTHAPTPDDRNGQVLCDADLAILAAPPSAYAAYTAAVREEYHFVPNEAFREGRSAILRQLLELPRLFRTPYGAAEWEATARYNLAAELEMLSP